The following coding sequences are from one Vicugna pacos chromosome 11, VicPac4, whole genome shotgun sequence window:
- the PCBD1 gene encoding pterin-4-alpha-carbinolamine dehydratase, producing MAGKAHRLSAEERDQLLPNLRAVGWNELEGRDAIFKQFHFKDFNRAFGFMTRVALQAEKLDHHPEWFNVYNKVHITLSTHECAGLSERDINLASFIEQVAVSMT from the exons ATG GCTGGCAAAGCACACAGGCTAAGTGCAGAGGAGCGGGACCAGTTGCTGCCAAACCTGCGGGCGGTGGGGTGGAATGAGCTGGAAGGCCGGGATGCCATCTTTAAGCAGTTTCATTTCAAAGACTTCAATAGG GCTTTTGGCTTCATGACACGAGTGGCTCTGCAGGCTGAGAAACTGGACCACCATCCTGAATGGTTTAACGTGTACAACAAG GTTCACATCACCCTGAGCACCCACGAATGTGCGGGCCTTTCAGAACGGGACATAAACCTGGCCAGCTTCATCGAGCAAGTAGCAGTGTCCATGACATAG